One Leptospira bouyouniensis DNA window includes the following coding sequences:
- a CDS encoding helix-turn-helix domain-containing protein, with translation MVSKVEQTSDGLDQLISESGDYITDVVKENLKLIRHTKGFSLDKLANRCGVSRAMLSQIEQGKSVPTISVLWKIANGLNVPFSELLKEKNQDGIHILKAENSKVLYSNSKVFASRALFPFLGNRKTEFYELILKPGGHEVAEPHKTGTTENLVVVSGKLRLRVGEKVVELEPKDSVFFKADVSHEYSNPTDQETLMYLVMDYTDEIG, from the coding sequence ATGGTCAGTAAAGTAGAACAAACAAGTGACGGATTAGATCAACTCATTTCAGAATCAGGCGACTATATAACAGATGTTGTCAAAGAAAACCTGAAACTCATTCGTCATACCAAAGGATTTTCTTTGGACAAACTCGCAAATCGATGTGGTGTCAGCCGCGCGATGTTGTCCCAAATTGAACAAGGGAAATCAGTACCGACCATTTCAGTTTTATGGAAAATCGCAAACGGACTCAACGTTCCTTTTTCGGAACTGCTCAAAGAAAAAAACCAAGACGGTATCCATATCCTCAAAGCGGAAAACTCAAAGGTATTGTATTCCAACTCGAAGGTTTTTGCGAGTCGGGCCCTATTCCCTTTCCTCGGTAACCGCAAAACAGAATTCTACGAACTCATTTTGAAACCTGGCGGTCATGAAGTGGCAGAACCACATAAAACAGGGACAACAGAAAACCTAGTTGTGGTTTCTGGAAAACTTCGTTTGCGTGTGGGCGAAAAGGTAGTCGAACTCGAACCCAAAGATTCAGTATTCTTTAAGGCCGATGTATCCCATGAATATTCCAACCCAACTGACCAAGAAACACTCATGTATCTAGTCATGGATTATACGGATGAAATAGGTTAA
- the rsmI gene encoding 16S rRNA (cytidine(1402)-2'-O)-methyltransferase, translating to MNRLYLVSNSIGNDLDLPPRTKQLLEEADWILGEEQRTTSTLLKKLGISKPFDLLNEHTSRAEMDEIGMKLAMTKKTCLISDSGSPGLEDPGKWLVPLAWEMGVEVRSAPGPTALVSALTSSGFATSPFLFLGFLPREEKERERTLKQYLGLGITLAFYETPYRAKHCLETLAKILPHDRRIFLSLGISFAHETSFRGPAKEVQKKFPQGMKLPPVFVIEEKKERPNR from the coding sequence ATGAATCGATTGTATTTAGTATCCAATTCCATTGGAAATGATTTAGACCTTCCCCCACGTACCAAACAGTTGCTAGAAGAAGCAGACTGGATTTTAGGAGAAGAACAAAGGACAACCTCCACTCTTTTAAAAAAACTAGGAATCTCAAAACCGTTCGATCTCTTAAACGAACATACATCGAGAGCAGAAATGGATGAAATTGGAATGAAGTTAGCCATGACCAAAAAAACATGCCTCATCTCCGATTCTGGTAGCCCGGGCCTAGAAGACCCTGGGAAGTGGCTTGTCCCCTTGGCCTGGGAGATGGGCGTAGAAGTTCGTTCCGCTCCGGGACCGACAGCTCTTGTCTCGGCACTCACAAGTTCTGGTTTTGCTACTTCTCCATTTTTATTCCTCGGATTTTTACCAAGAGAGGAAAAAGAAAGAGAACGCACTCTCAAACAATACTTAGGCCTTGGGATCACTTTGGCATTTTATGAAACTCCATACCGGGCCAAACATTGTTTGGAAACATTGGCCAAAATCCTTCCTCATGACCGCCGGATTTTCCTCTCGCTTGGGATCTCATTTGCCCATGAAACTTCTTTCCGGGGACCGGCAAAGGAAGTCCAAAAAAAATTCCCACAAGGGATGAAACTACCCCCCGTCTTTGTGATCGAAGAGAAAAAAGAAAGACCAAATCGATAG
- a CDS encoding HAD family hydrolase: MTHLTKNSWTDEIYDRLTTLIPSKTGIVCFDFDNTLIRNDFGEKIMDQLIKEGLQFLPKDISLFFRDKHLWKDHSKLSFSEKEHLVWEEYAYQLKEFGIERGYRWTSFIFQGLTKEDYYEVSRRAWALVNQPDKESGVFPQVEMKDLIQYLNHHNWKVFIVTASPEPGIAAIAHHFPVFESHVIGMRQVLDENKKYTHELIEPYTYGEGKVKAIEERIGEYPDLVFGDSFNDYPMLNKAKEFGVAIDKGDPEFVKACSSQGILIQPYFAFPTLIK; this comes from the coding sequence GTGACACACCTTACAAAGAACAGTTGGACGGATGAAATTTATGACCGTCTGACAACACTCATCCCTAGTAAAACAGGCATTGTTTGTTTTGATTTTGATAATACGCTGATCCGAAATGATTTTGGTGAAAAAATCATGGACCAACTCATTAAGGAAGGCCTACAATTTCTGCCTAAAGACATCTCTCTTTTTTTTCGTGATAAACATCTTTGGAAAGACCATTCCAAACTTAGTTTTTCAGAAAAGGAACACCTCGTTTGGGAAGAATATGCCTACCAATTAAAAGAGTTTGGGATTGAACGAGGGTATCGTTGGACTTCCTTTATTTTCCAAGGACTCACGAAAGAAGATTATTATGAAGTATCAAGGCGCGCTTGGGCACTTGTAAACCAACCGGATAAAGAGTCAGGTGTTTTTCCCCAAGTGGAAATGAAGGACCTCATCCAATACTTAAACCACCACAATTGGAAAGTGTTCATTGTGACAGCTTCCCCAGAACCAGGAATTGCTGCCATTGCTCACCATTTTCCTGTTTTCGAATCCCATGTGATTGGAATGAGACAAGTGTTAGACGAGAACAAGAAATACACACACGAACTCATCGAACCTTATACATATGGAGAAGGAAAAGTCAAAGCAATTGAAGAACGGATCGGTGAATACCCAGACTTGGTATTTGGAGATTCATTTAACGATTATCCAATGTTAAACAAAGCAAAAGAATTTGGTGTGGCAATTGACAAAGGTGACCCAGAATTTGTAAAAGCCTGTTCTTCCCAAGGGATACTGATCCAACCATATTTTGCCTTCCCTACACTTATAAAATGA
- a CDS encoding M23 family metallopeptidase, with protein MKRNRSYYIILVLILFVVTYSAYAAYQKQKNGPVFLDNHVFQRYNDQWGLWVDLNAEKKSLLEKASEFGVLAQEVMEINHLTDADLKRLKRSIFFPYSAEYMRNLQEKELFRETIESPIDQFIWPVLPNNKSRISSRIGRRWNTWHTGLDIAIPKNSIVLAAADGVVEEAGRGGDYGLAVKIYHHDMNHFHTVYGHNQELLVKPGDVVKKGQIIAFSGNTGKSTGPHVHFEVRFHNVYLNPENFLTPFEEGVATNLVGFAD; from the coding sequence ATGAAGCGAAACCGCAGTTACTATATCATACTGGTCCTAATCCTCTTTGTCGTGACCTACTCGGCCTATGCGGCTTACCAAAAACAAAAAAACGGTCCTGTTTTTTTGGACAACCACGTATTCCAACGTTATAACGACCAGTGGGGACTTTGGGTGGATCTCAATGCTGAAAAAAAATCCCTTCTTGAAAAGGCTTCCGAGTTTGGGGTGCTTGCTCAGGAGGTGATGGAAATCAACCACTTGACTGACGCCGATCTCAAACGTTTGAAACGATCAATTTTTTTCCCCTATTCTGCTGAATACATGCGAAACCTCCAAGAGAAGGAACTCTTTCGCGAAACCATTGAATCACCAATTGACCAATTCATCTGGCCTGTGCTTCCCAATAACAAATCTCGGATTTCCTCTCGGATCGGAAGGCGTTGGAACACTTGGCACACGGGTCTCGATATTGCCATTCCTAAAAACTCGATTGTCCTTGCTGCAGCAGATGGTGTAGTCGAGGAAGCAGGAAGGGGTGGTGATTATGGACTAGCCGTCAAAATTTATCATCATGACATGAACCACTTCCACACTGTGTATGGACACAACCAAGAGTTACTCGTAAAACCTGGCGATGTTGTCAAAAAAGGACAGATCATTGCATTTTCTGGAAACACAGGAAAATCAACGGGCCCGCATGTCCACTTTGAAGTTCGATTCCATAATGTGTATTTAAATCCAGAAAACTTTCTCACTCCTTTTGAAGAAGGAGTTGCCACAAACCTAGTCGGATTTGCAGACTAA
- a CDS encoding sterol desaturase family protein, translating to MFENFKAPQIVTFAIPVFFLLIGIEVYIGYRKNKDLYRLNDSIADLSTGIISQIWGLFQKGVGLYAYFYIYEHFRFFEFAMTNPWAWVLCIFGQDFCYYWSHRLAHEVNFLWAGHVIHHHSEEYNLVVALRQTGLGGLVSWIFYVPLALVGFHPWMYLASGQINLIYQFWVHTKAVGKIGKIGEFILSTPSHHRVHHAINPIYIDKNHGGIFIIFDRMFGTFREETEPCVYGTVKPLRSFNPVYANFHYYWELLKQSFQAEYFLDKILVFFKPPGWIPRQGQKAAGFLPIPEVSPTTFQKYDPKPASEVKTYTTTWFVLVLLLSFAFLLFVPKFSLVSQILVTIWVTLSLVSINALIENKSWAGAMEISRLLFGFLVLGYFDMGWAYYAIGIVCLVVAGIYLYRTGQQKTQAVS from the coding sequence ATGTTCGAGAATTTCAAAGCCCCCCAAATTGTTACCTTTGCTATCCCTGTTTTCTTTTTACTGATTGGGATTGAAGTTTACATCGGTTACCGGAAAAACAAAGACCTCTACCGGTTGAATGATTCGATTGCAGACCTAAGCACAGGGATCATTTCCCAAATTTGGGGTCTCTTCCAAAAAGGTGTGGGGCTTTATGCGTATTTTTACATTTACGAGCACTTCCGTTTTTTTGAATTCGCAATGACAAACCCTTGGGCGTGGGTGCTGTGCATCTTTGGCCAAGATTTTTGTTACTACTGGTCCCACCGATTGGCGCACGAAGTGAATTTCCTTTGGGCAGGGCACGTCATCCACCACCATAGCGAAGAATACAACCTTGTTGTCGCACTCAGGCAAACAGGCCTCGGTGGTCTTGTTTCTTGGATCTTCTATGTACCTCTCGCCCTCGTCGGGTTTCACCCTTGGATGTATCTGGCGAGTGGCCAAATCAATTTGATTTACCAATTTTGGGTCCATACCAAGGCCGTTGGTAAAATTGGAAAGATTGGAGAATTCATCCTCTCGACTCCGTCGCACCACCGAGTGCACCATGCGATCAATCCTATCTACATCGACAAAAACCATGGAGGGATCTTTATCATCTTTGATCGCATGTTTGGCACGTTCCGAGAAGAAACGGAACCATGTGTGTATGGAACGGTAAAACCCCTTCGGAGTTTTAATCCGGTATATGCCAATTTCCATTATTACTGGGAACTTCTGAAACAGTCTTTCCAAGCAGAATATTTTTTAGACAAAATCCTTGTGTTCTTCAAACCCCCAGGTTGGATACCAAGGCAAGGGCAAAAAGCTGCTGGATTTTTACCAATCCCTGAGGTGAGCCCTACAACGTTCCAAAAGTATGATCCAAAACCTGCTTCAGAAGTGAAAACCTATACGACCACTTGGTTCGTTTTGGTTTTGTTACTCTCGTTTGCCTTTTTACTCTTTGTTCCAAAATTCAGTTTGGTCTCTCAAATCCTTGTGACGATCTGGGTGACCCTCTCTCTCGTCTCGATCAATGCCTTAATTGAAAACAAATCCTGGGCCGGAGCGATGGAGATCTCCAGGTTACTCTTTGGATTTTTGGTCCTAGGGTACTTCGATATGGGTTGGGCCTATTATGCCATCGGGATTGTTTGCCTAGTCGTAGCTGGGATTTACCTCTACCGGACTGGCCAGCAGAAAACCCAAGCTGTTTCCTAA
- the rsmA gene encoding 16S rRNA (adenine(1518)-N(6)/adenine(1519)-N(6))-dimethyltransferase RsmA: MKSPYSTITQIQTFFDKKGIRAQKKFGQNFLIDQNIVEYIVNIAKPSFTEPDISLAEIGIGLGTLTYPILSLRKQTDLFEIDFAYIQLAKDEILPKFPNATLHEGDALGNLFHIFPKKVFVFGNLPYHLTTEIINTLIIHCQHFKGGIFMVQKEFAERLVKETSSLSVFLSAFCDVKYLKTVHKNCFFPIPKIHSALILLTPKQQKGELNWVPKSNVEVELWSRMLRTLFWGKRKQIQVSLRESPFSDDPKFREALGEALLRSQIPPTKRPEELNREQFLNLGQHLLDILSK; the protein is encoded by the coding sequence TTGAAATCCCCTTACTCCACAATCACACAAATCCAAACCTTCTTTGACAAAAAGGGGATCCGAGCTCAAAAAAAATTTGGTCAAAACTTCCTAATCGACCAGAACATTGTAGAGTACATTGTCAATATCGCAAAACCTTCGTTTACTGAACCAGATATTTCACTGGCAGAAATTGGAATTGGTCTTGGAACCTTAACCTATCCTATTTTAAGTTTACGAAAACAAACCGATTTATTTGAAATTGACTTTGCTTACATCCAATTGGCAAAAGATGAAATTTTACCAAAATTCCCCAATGCTACCCTTCATGAAGGTGATGCTTTAGGAAATTTATTTCACATATTCCCAAAAAAAGTTTTTGTATTTGGAAACTTACCATACCACCTAACAACAGAAATCATTAATACTCTCATCATCCATTGCCAACATTTCAAAGGTGGTATCTTTATGGTGCAAAAGGAATTCGCAGAGCGACTCGTGAAAGAAACTTCTTCCTTATCCGTATTTTTATCTGCCTTCTGCGATGTTAAATACCTAAAAACTGTGCATAAAAATTGTTTTTTTCCCATTCCCAAAATCCATTCCGCATTAATTCTACTCACCCCCAAACAACAGAAAGGGGAATTGAATTGGGTTCCAAAATCAAATGTTGAAGTGGAACTTTGGTCTCGAATGTTACGTACATTGTTTTGGGGCAAACGAAAACAAATCCAAGTGAGTCTGCGAGAATCTCCGTTTTCCGATGATCCAAAATTCCGTGAGGCACTTGGCGAAGCACTCCTTAGGTCTCAAATCCCCCCGACCAAACGACCAGAAGAATTGAACCGTGAACAATTTCTGAATCTCGGTCAACATTTGCTTGACATTTTGTCAAAATGA
- a CDS encoding ComEC/Rec2 family competence protein, giving the protein MFQTSLNVRVNTKLLPNSNLGWFCLGICLQATILKIGTKIPGIYGTAFSFLFLLVSLLLFLPPKLTKPFERKMFYAILASFFFLLFADTNQISNPRQPNPTFRNFLREELQKSPLSPFETRIVMGLLTGSTKEIPRDFKELAKESGILHLFAASGLHLGIFIGSLQFLGNLIFIKHRWISILISLGFGFLYLFVLNFPVSFVRAYLFVFLTLVSSLFYRKIAVSDLLIISSAGIAFFLFSDFLSIGFLLSFGAVFGIFYLKPSLDQMIFPNSKSLWKENLTLTTVCSLCSFPILVYYFQSFSYGGVWINYCLVPLAGILLPSLYFTLLIQIIIPNDLYSIVSEYLWSPACFFTSIFLKFFKSFALTERAYKIWQGETLFFILLSVILIFSIWLLHRFEWHKKKFLSRIVTTIVILFFPFTYWFNRSFALPFVFQQGKGFFTLALRDRFYLFGNCSRHKRMELPILVSPIKQILFESESCLQTVLRLRKKHNLSEVIWYDQTASPFGNLMAKEGIQIKTSNHLGGDISPSFSLFRFDGNPKRINSLIRSLKETERERSQNNWTGYLVLDFPPWKKKEAKDWITYQKLLGISNAWKILIVEDQFEIPLLHNHTNPNLL; this is encoded by the coding sequence ATGTTTCAAACCTCACTTAATGTGAGGGTCAATACAAAACTTCTTCCTAATTCTAATCTTGGTTGGTTTTGTCTTGGGATTTGTCTGCAAGCGACGATCCTAAAAATCGGCACAAAGATACCGGGAATTTATGGCACAGCCTTTAGCTTTCTTTTCCTTTTGGTGTCTCTCTTACTTTTCCTTCCACCAAAACTGACAAAACCTTTTGAAAGAAAAATGTTTTATGCCATCCTTGCTTCCTTTTTCTTTTTACTTTTCGCTGACACCAATCAAATCTCAAACCCGAGACAACCCAATCCAACCTTTCGCAATTTTTTGCGAGAAGAATTACAAAAATCACCACTTTCACCTTTTGAAACTCGTATCGTAATGGGTTTACTTACAGGTTCCACAAAAGAAATCCCAAGAGACTTCAAAGAATTAGCAAAAGAATCTGGAATCTTACATCTGTTTGCTGCTTCAGGGCTACACTTAGGTATTTTTATTGGAAGCCTACAATTTTTAGGGAACCTTATTTTTATCAAACACCGCTGGATCTCGATTCTAATTTCACTTGGTTTTGGATTTTTATATCTATTTGTTTTGAATTTTCCTGTTTCCTTTGTCCGAGCGTATTTGTTTGTTTTTTTAACTTTAGTTTCATCTTTGTTTTATCGCAAAATTGCAGTTAGTGACTTACTTATAATATCCTCTGCTGGTATTGCTTTCTTTTTGTTTTCTGATTTTCTAAGTATAGGTTTTTTACTCTCTTTTGGTGCAGTGTTCGGTATTTTTTATCTCAAACCAAGTTTGGATCAGATGATATTTCCAAATTCAAAATCCTTATGGAAAGAAAATCTTACGCTCACAACAGTTTGTTCTCTTTGTAGTTTCCCAATACTTGTTTATTATTTCCAATCTTTTTCTTATGGAGGGGTTTGGATCAATTATTGTTTGGTTCCATTGGCAGGAATCTTACTTCCTAGTTTGTATTTTACTCTATTGATCCAAATAATCATTCCTAACGATCTGTATTCTATTGTTTCTGAATACCTTTGGTCACCCGCATGTTTTTTTACTTCAATATTTTTGAAATTTTTTAAATCCTTTGCTTTGACCGAAAGAGCATACAAAATTTGGCAAGGTGAAACTCTATTTTTCATTCTACTATCAGTCATCTTGATTTTTTCTATATGGTTACTCCATCGTTTTGAATGGCACAAAAAAAAATTCTTAAGTAGAATTGTAACCACTATCGTAATCTTATTTTTTCCATTTACTTACTGGTTTAATCGTTCTTTTGCATTACCGTTTGTGTTCCAACAAGGAAAAGGATTCTTCACGTTGGCTCTTCGTGATCGATTTTATTTATTCGGGAACTGTTCTCGTCACAAACGGATGGAACTACCCATTTTAGTATCTCCCATCAAACAGATTTTATTTGAATCTGAATCCTGTTTACAAACCGTCCTACGTTTAAGAAAAAAACACAATCTCAGCGAAGTAATCTGGTATGACCAAACTGCATCTCCTTTTGGAAATCTGATGGCAAAAGAAGGAATCCAAATCAAAACTTCGAATCATTTGGGAGGTGACATTAGTCCGAGTTTTTCTCTATTCCGATTTGACGGAAACCCGAAACGTATCAACAGTCTCATTCGTTCATTGAAAGAAACTGAAAGAGAAAGATCACAAAATAATTGGACTGGTTATTTAGTTTTGGATTTCCCACCTTGGAAAAAAAAGGAAGCAAAAGATTGGATCACCTACCAAAAACTACTTGGGATTTCTAACGCCTGGAAAATCCTCATCGTTGAGGATCAATTTGAAATCCCCTTACTCCACAATCACACAAATCCAAACCTTCTTTGA
- the trpS gene encoding tryptophan--tRNA ligase has translation MRVLTGLQPSGKLHLGNYFSAIKKILDYQSKEELFLFIANLHALTTFRSKEELKEYTLGCAIDLLSLGVDPNKTVFWVQSEVPQVTELTWYLSQSITVSQLQLAHSFKDKVAKGFVPGAGLFTYPILMASDILLFSAEKVPVGKDQKQHLEFARDIAERFNSQFGSVLTIPEPDIDENTATVPGVDGAKMSKSYNNTIDFFGTEKEIKKKVMSIVSDSKAIEEPKNPEESMIFQIHSLFLSNSEKETQKLKYTNGGFGYGDLKKDLLDAILAHFAPFRSKREELTQNLDYVHSVLKSGKEKAMEVAEKKLDEVRRTLGIYPF, from the coding sequence ATGAGAGTCCTGACTGGATTACAACCTTCTGGGAAATTACATTTAGGAAATTATTTTTCAGCGATCAAAAAAATCTTAGATTACCAATCCAAAGAAGAATTATTTCTTTTTATTGCAAACCTTCATGCACTCACAACGTTTCGCTCTAAAGAAGAACTGAAAGAATATACATTAGGATGTGCAATCGACTTACTTTCGCTTGGTGTTGACCCAAACAAAACTGTGTTTTGGGTTCAAAGTGAAGTGCCACAAGTCACAGAACTCACTTGGTATTTATCACAATCAATTACGGTTTCTCAATTACAACTTGCACATTCTTTTAAAGACAAAGTAGCCAAAGGTTTTGTTCCTGGAGCTGGACTTTTTACGTATCCTATCCTTATGGCAAGTGACATCTTACTATTTTCTGCCGAAAAAGTCCCTGTAGGAAAAGACCAAAAACAACATTTGGAATTTGCACGTGATATTGCTGAAAGGTTCAACTCACAATTCGGTTCGGTTTTAACCATCCCAGAACCAGACATCGATGAAAACACGGCAACGGTTCCGGGCGTGGATGGTGCAAAAATGTCCAAGTCTTACAACAACACGATCGACTTTTTTGGAACCGAAAAAGAAATCAAAAAGAAAGTGATGTCAATTGTCAGTGATTCGAAAGCCATCGAAGAACCAAAAAACCCAGAAGAATCGATGATTTTCCAAATCCATTCCTTGTTTTTATCCAATTCGGAAAAAGAAACCCAAAAACTAAAATACACAAACGGTGGATTTGGGTATGGGGATCTCAAAAAAGACCTGTTAGATGCAATCCTGGCACATTTTGCCCCTTTCCGATCAAAACGAGAAGAACTCACACAAAACTTAGATTATGTGCATTCGGTTTTAAAATCGGGAAAGGAAAAAGCCATGGAAGTGGCTGAAAAAAAATTGGATGAAGTGCGGAGAACCTTAGGGATTTATCCTTTTTAA
- a CDS encoding LolA family protein, with the protein MRNFLLKIQIVLLFSASLGSLWAEDGRDRLNAVIGRMNSLESFRASVTLNGGLTGVVSYKSPNQLHVRFSDGRIISSNGRILWFYNPDSSIAGKQDLKGVSGGLGGLLSGYENVTVSGRTFRLTSTTKRYNEIILVVSDNDLPRVLKMKRSDDEITEIAFSGIATNIGLGTGLFNFQPPTSSQIVENPLNQKE; encoded by the coding sequence TTGAGAAATTTCCTTCTCAAAATCCAGATTGTTCTCCTTTTCTCTGCCTCATTGGGTTCCCTTTGGGCAGAGGATGGACGAGACCGTCTTAACGCCGTTATTGGCAGAATGAACTCCCTTGAAAGTTTCCGAGCTTCTGTGACCTTAAATGGTGGCTTAACAGGTGTTGTTTCCTACAAAAGTCCAAACCAACTCCATGTTCGGTTCAGCGATGGAAGGATCATCTCTTCCAATGGCCGTATTTTATGGTTTTATAATCCAGATTCCTCAATTGCAGGGAAACAAGACTTAAAAGGTGTCTCCGGTGGACTTGGTGGCTTACTTTCTGGTTACGAAAACGTTACCGTCAGTGGCAGAACCTTTCGCCTCACGTCGACAACCAAACGTTATAATGAAATCATTTTAGTCGTCTCAGATAACGACCTCCCCCGTGTACTCAAAATGAAACGTTCCGATGATGAAATCACAGAAATTGCCTTTTCTGGCATTGCGACCAATATTGGTCTCGGAACAGGACTTTTTAACTTCCAACCTCCCACAAGCTCACAGATTGTTGAGAACCCTCTCAACCAAAAGGAGTGA
- a CDS encoding electron transfer flavoprotein subunit alpha/FixB family protein, translating into MADVLVVGELKNGELKKISKELTSAARKIADAIGGKVHTLIITDNVDAFAGDLKAVGADAVIGANLGEFSPEGYANGIFAVIQEKKPAVVLMPHSAQGKEYSARVAIKANAGIVADAVALSVDGGKVVAKKPIYSGKAYANFKVSSDIQMFTVRANSQEVTPKDGAGAVEKSGASVGEVRTKSLSKDLSGGNKVQLADASIIVSGGRGIKGPENWPIIQDLADTLGAALGASRATVDAGWISHSHQVGQTGKTVSPNCYIACGISGAIQHLAGMGSSKYIVAINKDGDAPIFKVATYGVVADLFEVVPALTSEFKKVLG; encoded by the coding sequence ATGGCTGATGTTTTAGTAGTTGGTGAATTAAAAAACGGCGAACTTAAAAAAATCTCAAAAGAACTCACTTCTGCTGCTCGCAAAATTGCGGATGCAATCGGTGGTAAAGTTCATACACTTATCATCACTGACAACGTTGACGCGTTTGCTGGTGATTTAAAAGCAGTTGGTGCTGATGCAGTGATTGGTGCAAACCTTGGTGAATTTTCACCAGAAGGTTATGCAAACGGAATTTTTGCCGTGATCCAAGAGAAAAAACCTGCGGTGGTTCTGATGCCACACTCCGCACAAGGAAAAGAATACTCTGCAAGAGTGGCGATCAAAGCAAATGCGGGAATCGTTGCGGATGCAGTGGCTCTTTCTGTTGACGGTGGAAAAGTAGTAGCAAAAAAACCAATTTACTCTGGTAAAGCTTACGCAAACTTTAAAGTTTCTTCAGACATCCAAATGTTCACTGTGCGTGCAAACTCACAAGAAGTAACTCCTAAAGATGGAGCTGGTGCTGTTGAAAAATCGGGAGCTTCTGTTGGCGAAGTGAGAACAAAATCACTTTCCAAAGACCTTTCTGGTGGAAACAAAGTGCAGTTAGCTGATGCTTCTATCATCGTATCTGGTGGTCGTGGAATCAAAGGACCTGAAAACTGGCCAATCATCCAAGACTTAGCTGACACTCTTGGCGCTGCTCTTGGTGCTTCTCGTGCAACTGTTGATGCTGGTTGGATTTCTCATTCACACCAAGTGGGCCAAACTGGTAAAACTGTCTCCCCTAACTGTTACATCGCTTGTGGAATTTCCGGAGCCATCCAACACTTAGCGGGTATGGGATCTTCCAAATACATCGTTGCGATCAACAAAGATGGAGATGCTCCTATTTTCAAAGTAGCAACTTACGGTGTTGTCGCTGATTTGTTTGAAGTAGTGCCTGCACTCACTTCTGAATTCAAAAAAGTATTGGGTTAA
- a CDS encoding electron transfer flavoprotein subunit beta/FixA family protein, producing MKIVVLVKQVPDTETNIKVGDKSINEAGVKWIISPYDEFAIEEGIRIREKSGGEVIAVSLGPDRVVEALRTAYAMGVDRAVHVKVDDYVTFDSTYTSELLANFIKAENADVIIGGRQSIDTDSSQVVVQIAERLNVPHVAMALKLEFDGNKVTATREIEGGTEVVETSAPLAVTAQKGLNEPRYPSLKGIMSAKKKPVDVKKPEELGATGSKLEVVSLEPPPPRIAGRKLEAADAQGFASQLVKALREEAKVI from the coding sequence ATGAAAATTGTTGTTCTAGTAAAGCAGGTTCCGGATACGGAAACCAATATCAAGGTCGGTGACAAGTCGATCAACGAAGCTGGCGTAAAATGGATCATCTCTCCTTATGATGAATTCGCTATCGAAGAGGGAATTAGAATTCGTGAAAAAAGCGGTGGAGAAGTCATCGCTGTCTCCCTCGGTCCGGACCGTGTCGTAGAAGCACTTCGCACTGCCTACGCAATGGGAGTCGACAGAGCCGTTCATGTAAAAGTGGATGACTATGTAACTTTTGACTCTACATACACTTCCGAACTCCTTGCTAATTTCATCAAAGCTGAAAATGCAGATGTAATCATCGGTGGTCGTCAATCAATCGATACTGACAGCTCACAAGTTGTGGTTCAAATTGCAGAGAGATTGAATGTCCCTCACGTAGCTATGGCCCTCAAACTTGAGTTTGACGGTAACAAAGTAACTGCCACTCGTGAAATCGAAGGTGGAACTGAAGTGGTTGAAACTTCTGCTCCTCTAGCAGTGACTGCACAAAAAGGTTTGAACGAACCAAGATACCCAAGTTTAAAAGGAATCATGTCTGCGAAGAAAAAACCAGTCGATGTGAAAAAACCAGAAGAACTAGGTGCTACTGGTTCCAAACTCGAAGTAGTATCTCTCGAACCACCTCCTCCACGTATCGCTGGTCGAAAACTGGAAGCAGCAGATGCACAAGGTTTTGCATCTCAACTTGTAAAAGCTCTTCGCGAAGAAGCGAAGGTCATCTAA
- a CDS encoding LIC10362 family protein, with protein MLFFILHLALFLLFSLLYSFHFRALAEGPKGNLLVEIQTAGKHWKSKPHLVLLLAFLLFLLLPLNIGFYFYLKSDANVLVVILWIIWAYNWSKYSLFRE; from the coding sequence ATGTTGTTTTTCATTTTGCATCTTGCCCTTTTTTTACTATTTAGCCTTCTTTACTCATTCCATTTCCGGGCTTTGGCAGAAGGCCCCAAAGGAAACCTTCTTGTGGAAATCCAAACTGCTGGAAAACACTGGAAATCAAAACCCCACTTGGTCCTGCTCTTGGCATTTCTCCTCTTCCTCCTCCTTCCCTTAAACATCGGATTCTATTTCTACCTCAAATCCGACGCAAACGTCTTAGTGGTCATCCTATGGATCATTTGGGCCTATAATTGGTCCAAATACAGCTTATTCCGAGAATAA